The genomic DNA TTCCCGCTGTACTTCAAGGCGCTGGGTACGGTCACGGCCCTCAACACCATCAACGTGCGCAGCCGCGTGGGTGGCGAGTTGGTCAAGATCGCCTTCGAAGAGGGGCAAATGGTCAAGGCCGGGGACTTGCTGGCCGAGATCGACCCACGCCCGTACCAGAACGCCTTGCTCCAGGCCGAAGGCACGTTGTTGCAGAACCAGGCCCAACTGAAAAATGCCCAGGTCGACCTTGAGCGCTATCGCGGCCTGTACGCCGAAGACAGTATTGCCAAGCAGACCCTCGACACTGCAGCCGCGCTGGTGGGCCAGTACCAGGGCACGGTCAAGACCAATCAGGCGGCGGTCAACGACGCCAAGCTCAACCTGGAATTCACCAAGATCCGCGCGCCGATTGCCGGCCGCGTAGGCTTGCGGCAACTGGACATCGGCAACCTGGTGGCGGCCAACGACACCACGGCCCTGGCGGTCATCACCCAGACCCAACCCATCAGCGTCGTGTTCACCTTGCCGGAGAACAACCTCGATACGGTGCTCGCCCGTTATCGCAGCGGGGCGAAGCTGCCCGTCGAAGCCTGGGACCGGGGCGACGTGAAACTCCAGGCCAGCGGTGTGTTGCAAAGCTTGGACAACCAGATCGATGTCACCACCGGCACCTTGAAGTTCAAGGCACGCTACGACAACCGCGACCAGTCGCTGTTCCCCAACCAGTTCGTCAATGTCCACCTACTGGCCGACACTCTCAAAGGCGTGGTCTTGGCGCCGACGGCGGCCATCCAGTTCGGCACCAATGGCACCTTCGTCTACGCCTTGGAGGGCGACAAGAAGGTCACCATC from Pseudomonas beijingensis includes the following:
- a CDS encoding MdtA/MuxA family multidrug efflux RND transporter periplasmic adaptor subunit; protein product: MVDHSMQSSVSRNSRRWLFGLFVLLVVAALAWKFWPGGSAQKPGAGDKAAAGHVGRSGGMRPGFGGATGPIPVRVAPAVTGDFPLYFKALGTVTALNTINVRSRVGGELVKIAFEEGQMVKAGDLLAEIDPRPYQNALLQAEGTLLQNQAQLKNAQVDLERYRGLYAEDSIAKQTLDTAAALVGQYQGTVKTNQAAVNDAKLNLEFTKIRAPIAGRVGLRQLDIGNLVAANDTTALAVITQTQPISVVFTLPENNLDTVLARYRSGAKLPVEAWDRGDVKLQASGVLQSLDNQIDVTTGTLKFKARYDNRDQSLFPNQFVNVHLLADTLKGVVLAPTAAIQFGTNGTFVYALEGDKKVTIKKLKIGASDGANTVVTEGLVAGDRVVLEGTDRLKEGSEVEVVNDSQDVPTTPTEHLQGKSAAAPAEPATADKANKGGA